In the Ochrobactrum sp. Marseille-Q0166 genome, one interval contains:
- the gcvA gene encoding transcriptional regulator GcvA has product MNPVLPLLALRAFVETGRHCSIKQAAEAMGVTSGAVSQQIRQLEDRLGVTLFTRTRYGVRLTEAGAKVHPGLLVAFDQIAKSLETLEAINTRPTLTISTVPSFAASWLVPRLGRFTARQPDIEVRVEATSKLVDLGRDRVDIAIRHGLGHYPGLVSEHLMAPVFLPVASPKLLGTRPPIKEPVDCLGWPLLQDSDRADWHLWFKAVGVADDPRAERGPSFEDDYMLVRAAIAGQGLALVRDVYAAEEIASGRLALALDRPWPAEFAYYAVTLPDAARRQPVRDFIHWLKEETAPDSGVAR; this is encoded by the coding sequence ATGAATCCTGTGCTTCCCCTGCTTGCTCTGCGGGCCTTTGTCGAAACGGGACGACATTGTAGTATAAAGCAAGCCGCCGAAGCGATGGGTGTCACATCCGGGGCGGTTAGCCAGCAGATTAGACAGTTGGAAGATCGCCTCGGCGTCACACTGTTCACGCGCACGCGCTACGGGGTGCGACTGACCGAGGCAGGGGCAAAGGTTCATCCAGGTCTGCTTGTCGCCTTCGACCAGATCGCAAAGAGCCTAGAGACGCTGGAGGCAATCAATACGCGTCCGACGTTGACCATCAGCACGGTGCCGTCATTCGCTGCGTCTTGGTTGGTGCCTCGGCTTGGCAGGTTCACCGCCCGGCAACCGGATATTGAGGTTCGCGTAGAGGCTACATCAAAGCTCGTCGACCTTGGACGCGACCGTGTAGATATCGCCATCCGGCACGGGCTAGGCCATTACCCTGGCCTTGTATCCGAACATCTGATGGCCCCGGTCTTTTTGCCGGTCGCAAGTCCGAAGTTGCTGGGCACACGGCCACCGATAAAGGAACCTGTGGACTGCCTCGGCTGGCCGCTGCTTCAGGATTCTGATCGGGCCGATTGGCATCTGTGGTTTAAAGCTGTTGGCGTAGCAGATGATCCTCGCGCAGAGCGTGGCCCATCCTTTGAGGATGATTATATGCTTGTTCGCGCGGCAATTGCCGGTCAGGGGCTCGCCCTCGTGCGGGATGTCTATGCTGCCGAAGAAATCGCCTCCGGACGTTTGGCGCTTGCACTGGATCGGCCATGGCCGGCAGAGTTCGCATATTATGCGGTAACTCTGCCCGATGCTGCCAGGCGGCAGCCAGTGCGCGATTTCATCCACTGGCTGAAAGAGGAAACGGCGCCAGACTCCGGTGTAGCTCGATGA
- a CDS encoding glutathione S-transferase family protein yields the protein MIHLYTDSSPNGFKATIALEELALPYRLHHVRIDDGEHRQPAFLALNPHGRIPVITDEDTGITLFESAAILLYLAEKTGKLLPQDTKARWEAIKWLQFHTSSMGPILGQRVHFEMFAKDKIPSAIERYQNLTEDAFAVLDDRLSGNTWLAGEDYSIADIATFGWTHIAVICGFTFTHHQNLLRWHEQVAERPAVQRGISLPAPATGP from the coding sequence ATGATCCACCTCTATACAGATTCCTCTCCGAACGGATTCAAGGCGACAATTGCTCTTGAAGAACTGGCGCTTCCCTACCGCCTGCATCATGTGCGTATTGACGATGGTGAACATCGCCAGCCCGCCTTTCTCGCTCTCAATCCCCATGGCCGTATTCCAGTCATCACGGATGAGGATACCGGCATCACTTTGTTCGAGTCAGCAGCTATCCTGCTCTATCTGGCCGAAAAGACGGGCAAGCTTCTGCCACAAGACACCAAAGCGCGGTGGGAAGCGATCAAGTGGCTTCAGTTCCACACGTCAAGTATGGGGCCTATCCTCGGACAACGTGTCCATTTCGAGATGTTTGCCAAGGACAAAATCCCGTCCGCCATTGAACGCTATCAAAATCTGACCGAAGACGCCTTCGCGGTGCTCGACGACCGATTGTCGGGAAATACGTGGCTGGCGGGTGAGGACTATTCCATCGCCGACATCGCAACCTTCGGCTGGACACATATCGCGGTGATCTGCGGATTCACTTTCACTCACCATCAAAATTTACTGCGCTGGCACGAACAGGTCGCAGAACGCCCGGCCGTGCAGCGCGGCATATCGCTTCCGGCTCCCGCAACAGGGCCGTGA
- a CDS encoding LLM class oxidoreductase, with amino-acid sequence MTIITDTAPSVSISEGASSDAFALHPGYNRMFRADHLTVGIFLPLRFYHGSMSVLEGQAELVGSIDRHGFAAVWLRDVPLFDPGFGDAGQVFDPFTYLAYLAAKTERVALATGSAVFSLRHPIDLAKMATTIDQLSGGRLVLGIASGDRPVEFPAYGVDFDTRGQRFAEAVAWFRRLVAEGSPSINGRLGAMTGADLLPKAATGRIPLIVTGSSRQTPEWVATHADGWLTYPQPTHTPEGPKRLAKNIRAWREKIGGGGFRPHMTNEWLDLVADPHFPRTPLQGGFVLRTGRNGLIDLLGEWRDAGVNHAALGIQFSERPAAEIIQELAEEVLPLFPSHEGPAPLSAKW; translated from the coding sequence ATGACTATCATTACCGATACCGCACCGTCCGTTAGCATTTCGGAGGGAGCGTCATCCGACGCTTTTGCCCTGCATCCCGGCTATAACCGAATGTTCAGAGCCGATCATCTCACGGTCGGTATCTTCTTGCCGCTGCGCTTCTATCACGGCAGCATGTCAGTATTGGAGGGGCAGGCTGAACTTGTCGGCAGCATCGACAGACACGGATTTGCAGCCGTTTGGCTGCGAGATGTTCCGCTGTTCGATCCCGGTTTCGGCGATGCCGGACAGGTCTTCGACCCCTTTACCTATCTTGCTTATCTAGCGGCCAAAACGGAGCGCGTTGCTCTTGCCACGGGAAGCGCGGTCTTTTCGCTGCGCCACCCCATCGACCTTGCCAAGATGGCGACAACCATCGATCAACTTTCTGGTGGCCGCCTTGTTCTTGGAATCGCTTCAGGGGACCGCCCCGTCGAGTTCCCGGCATATGGCGTTGATTTTGATACAAGAGGCCAACGCTTTGCGGAAGCCGTCGCGTGGTTTCGCCGTCTTGTCGCTGAAGGCAGTCCTTCGATCAATGGGAGGCTTGGCGCAATGACCGGTGCCGATTTGCTTCCCAAAGCCGCGACTGGCCGCATCCCGCTCATTGTCACAGGCTCAAGCCGGCAGACGCCAGAATGGGTGGCGACGCATGCTGACGGCTGGCTGACCTATCCGCAACCAACTCATACGCCCGAAGGACCGAAACGCCTCGCAAAGAACATTCGCGCCTGGCGCGAGAAGATAGGGGGCGGTGGATTCCGTCCGCACATGACGAATGAATGGCTTGATCTGGTCGCCGATCCGCACTTCCCTCGCACACCCTTGCAGGGCGGCTTTGTGCTCCGAACGGGACGAAACGGATTGATCGACCTGTTGGGCGAATGGCGAGATGCAGGCGTGAACCATGCGGCTCTTGGCATCCAGTTCTCTGAACGTCCTGCCGCCGAAATCATACAGGAATTGGCCGAGGAGGTTCTACCGCTGTTTCCCTCCCACGAAGGCCCCGCGCCGTTGAGTGCGAAATGGTGA
- a CDS encoding DUF1272 domain-containing protein produces MLELRPNCECCDRDLPPSSVEARICSFECTYCVTCAGAFPGGNCPNCGGNLLARPIRPDVFLLRHPASTARIFNAKCRKH; encoded by the coding sequence ATGTTAGAACTTCGACCTAATTGCGAGTGCTGCGACCGAGATTTACCGCCATCAAGTGTTGAAGCTCGCATATGCAGCTTTGAATGCACATATTGCGTAACCTGCGCCGGGGCGTTTCCCGGCGGGAATTGCCCCAATTGCGGCGGTAATCTCTTAGCGAGACCAATCCGTCCAGACGTCTTTCTTCTACGACATCCGGCATCAACAGCACGCATTTTCAATGCAAAATGTCGCAAACATTAG
- a CDS encoding methylated-DNA--[protein]-cysteine S-methyltransferase — protein sequence MHFLGKIETPIGQMTAIVNRNGALVRLDFVGDTRAGADWQPPGALVQKDDAVAHVAAQIAAYFRRELKIFRIPLAPAGNVFLQEAWSQLAKVPYGTTITYGDLAQRLDKPTSARAIGRANAINPISIIVPCHRVIGANGKLTGYSGGLEKKAALLRLENVNAGWDGHDPARLL from the coding sequence ATGCATTTCTTGGGAAAAATCGAGACACCAATCGGGCAAATGACGGCCATCGTCAATAGAAACGGCGCTCTGGTTCGGCTCGATTTCGTAGGTGACACACGAGCAGGCGCTGATTGGCAGCCCCCCGGTGCTTTGGTCCAGAAAGACGATGCCGTTGCACATGTCGCAGCGCAGATTGCAGCTTACTTTCGCCGTGAGCTAAAGATTTTTCGTATCCCCCTCGCACCGGCAGGTAATGTATTCCTACAGGAAGCGTGGTCGCAACTGGCGAAAGTGCCCTATGGTACCACCATCACTTATGGTGATCTCGCCCAACGTCTGGACAAACCGACATCGGCAAGGGCTATAGGGCGGGCCAATGCCATAAACCCGATCTCGATTATCGTACCTTGCCATCGCGTCATCGGCGCTAATGGCAAACTCACCGGCTATAGTGGCGGGCTGGAGAAGAAAGCGGCCTTGCTTCGCTTGGAAAACGTCAATGCAGGATGGGACGGGCATGATCCGGCACGCCTCCTCTAG
- a CDS encoding helix-turn-helix domain-containing protein — protein sequence MRQVEYATLYRPERCLSNCIYLAVERDTRNVQLIDADRFNYYPATPFASISWILAGQLHMVEGCATDVPTLGNPLPKVFFSGPTRRPSISWSPGAVHVLTISFYPEALTRLLEINLAQYVGAVLPLEKIASGGRLAQLSSIQFGRQTKPFVQIQDLLNGLWDNEPAQQVSDVRSWLARLAAWAGSTSGKNGQRSLQRLIKYRTGQSLRDLQLYARVENAISRGAQMANEEDWNFAAVAAESGFSDQSHLGREIRRATGLSPAKLNELVEHSEPFWIYRLLR from the coding sequence ATGAGACAAGTTGAATATGCAACGCTGTATCGCCCTGAGCGCTGTCTTTCTAACTGCATATATCTCGCAGTAGAGCGCGATACGCGCAACGTTCAGTTAATCGACGCGGATCGGTTTAACTATTATCCCGCAACGCCTTTCGCTTCCATCTCGTGGATACTGGCTGGCCAATTGCACATGGTCGAAGGTTGCGCAACGGATGTTCCGACCCTCGGCAACCCGCTACCCAAAGTGTTTTTCTCCGGCCCAACGCGACGCCCGTCCATAAGTTGGTCTCCCGGAGCAGTGCACGTGCTAACCATCAGCTTCTATCCTGAAGCATTGACGCGCCTGCTCGAAATCAATCTCGCACAATATGTCGGCGCCGTTCTTCCCTTGGAGAAAATTGCATCGGGGGGCAGATTGGCCCAGCTGTCGTCTATCCAATTTGGCCGGCAGACCAAGCCGTTTGTCCAAATTCAGGATTTGCTAAACGGGCTTTGGGATAATGAACCTGCGCAGCAAGTTTCCGATGTCCGAAGCTGGTTGGCGCGGCTTGCCGCGTGGGCAGGATCAACTTCTGGGAAAAACGGGCAGAGGTCGCTGCAACGTCTTATCAAGTACAGGACAGGCCAGAGCTTGCGCGACCTTCAACTTTATGCCCGCGTTGAGAATGCAATTTCCCGTGGCGCCCAGATGGCGAATGAGGAAGACTGGAACTTCGCAGCCGTCGCGGCTGAAAGCGGGTTTTCCGATCAATCCCATCTTGGCCGGGAAATTCGTAGGGCAACCGGCCTCTCACCGGCAAAACTCAACGAGTTGGTGGAGCATAGTGAGCCATTCTGGATCTACAGATTGCTAAGATAG
- a CDS encoding OsmC family protein, giving the protein MSHNYSSYVVWTGNRGEGTANYRSYDRTWDIAIPGKPVVHCSNDPLLGGDPTKMNPEDLLISALSACHMLWYLHYASDHGIVVTRYVDKPVGIGEVEKSGAGRFTSATLRPKVTVLGNTDLQLAESIHHRIHKVCFVARSVNFPVSYEPKFIVET; this is encoded by the coding sequence ATGAGTCACAACTACAGTTCATATGTCGTCTGGACAGGCAATCGCGGAGAAGGAACCGCCAATTATCGGAGCTATGACCGAACATGGGACATAGCCATTCCCGGCAAGCCGGTGGTTCATTGTTCGAATGATCCCTTACTGGGTGGAGATCCAACGAAAATGAATCCCGAGGATCTTCTGATTTCGGCACTCTCCGCCTGCCATATGCTCTGGTATCTTCATTATGCATCGGACCATGGAATCGTGGTGACGCGCTATGTGGACAAGCCAGTTGGCATCGGCGAAGTGGAGAAAAGCGGAGCAGGGCGATTTACATCTGCCACGCTTCGACCGAAGGTTACGGTCCTGGGCAATACCGACCTTCAGCTTGCGGAGTCCATCCATCACCGTATTCACAAGGTCTGCTTCGTCGCTCGCTCGGTCAACTTTCCCGTTTCTTACGAGCCGAAGTTCATTGTTGAGACATAA
- a CDS encoding GntR family transcriptional regulator produces MALSDTLRKEILAGQLPPGTMLSQTELAVRFGVSRIPVRDALQQLAAERLVMVLPGKGAQVIELTDDELVEIYDLRRLLECDLLRHAIAKAGPGDHAEAEYALRKSNLEAGRPGWAEGDWLFHATLYAPAGRKKQLAIVEELRRSCLMHAIQYDKLAIKTPAWIDHHENIFRAFVEGHIENAVRCLEQHIEAARSFLLELRHDSAPAKLDCAPR; encoded by the coding sequence ATGGCGCTTAGTGATACGTTGCGAAAGGAAATACTCGCCGGCCAGTTGCCGCCCGGAACTATGCTGTCCCAGACCGAGCTCGCTGTTCGGTTCGGTGTCAGTCGCATACCAGTGAGGGACGCATTGCAACAGCTTGCCGCTGAACGACTCGTGATGGTGCTCCCCGGCAAGGGGGCACAAGTCATCGAACTCACGGATGATGAACTGGTAGAAATCTACGACCTTCGAAGGCTTCTGGAATGCGATCTTTTACGACATGCGATTGCGAAGGCCGGTCCGGGGGATCATGCCGAAGCTGAATACGCGCTGCGTAAATCAAATCTCGAAGCCGGACGTCCTGGCTGGGCAGAAGGTGACTGGTTGTTTCATGCAACGCTCTACGCTCCGGCGGGGCGTAAGAAGCAACTCGCGATAGTAGAAGAGCTACGTCGTAGCTGCTTGATGCACGCCATCCAATACGACAAGTTAGCTATAAAAACGCCAGCGTGGATCGACCACCATGAAAATATTTTCCGAGCTTTCGTAGAAGGTCACATTGAAAATGCAGTTCGCTGCCTTGAGCAGCACATAGAAGCTGCACGGTCCTTCTTGCTTGAACTCCGTCACGATAGCGCCCCTGCGAAGCTCGACTGTGCACCGAGATGA
- a CDS encoding L-lactate permease, whose product MIYFLWTLPAIATIVSIASGRLGTLPASIVGLLMALIVALTSAPQVFLASDAAISLLRGVWIGWTVVPYILGGLLFWQMAIRPGNATMPVETVLDDPRTKRRLLFTACFLIGPFAESATGFGVGIIGTMMLVRRLDVAPIYLLCFSLLSQTMILWGGMGSGVIIASAFGRTDPNTLALNTSVFLVAFHVFWLPLYWFMANAAGVTADWRERANEAAWLGASLAAVIGATALLGPETAMLAAYGPIIVLRYIVDERPDGTALVLALNRMAPFVFLIGWLVVTRIVTPMAQFLSETARLQPFSGVPAWSPLFHAGTWLIVGAILTGFLRGHRAAFGSEIKAAWKTGRLAVLTVITFSMMAELLSGSGVAAGLANGLFDAFGTWAVVLTPQISAVFGALANSSNAANGLFMSSQVSLATDAGLNIAAVIALQQAAALSLNMISPVRMSIVCSLAGTPGRERDAYRIMLPFAASTVFVVLIGSLLIAMGII is encoded by the coding sequence TTGATCTATTTCTTGTGGACGTTGCCAGCTATCGCAACCATTGTTTCCATTGCGAGCGGGCGACTTGGAACGCTTCCGGCTTCTATAGTTGGGCTATTGATGGCGCTCATTGTCGCGCTGACCAGCGCGCCGCAGGTTTTTCTGGCTTCTGATGCCGCTATCTCCCTGTTGCGCGGTGTGTGGATTGGCTGGACCGTCGTCCCTTACATTTTAGGTGGGTTGCTTTTCTGGCAAATGGCGATCCGTCCAGGCAACGCGACCATGCCGGTCGAAACAGTTCTGGACGATCCGCGAACAAAGCGCCGCCTTCTGTTTACGGCCTGCTTTCTGATTGGCCCTTTTGCGGAGTCCGCAACCGGGTTCGGCGTCGGCATAATAGGAACCATGATGCTGGTTCGGCGGCTAGATGTGGCACCTATCTACCTTTTGTGTTTCAGCCTGCTCAGTCAGACCATGATTCTGTGGGGTGGCATGGGGAGCGGTGTCATCATCGCTTCCGCTTTTGGCCGCACAGATCCGAATACACTTGCGCTCAACACAAGCGTGTTTCTTGTCGCTTTCCATGTCTTTTGGCTACCGCTTTACTGGTTCATGGCCAATGCAGCGGGTGTGACCGCAGATTGGCGAGAGCGGGCGAACGAGGCGGCATGGCTCGGCGCCAGCCTTGCCGCTGTCATTGGCGCAACCGCGTTGCTGGGGCCTGAAACCGCCATGCTCGCGGCCTACGGGCCGATTATCGTGCTACGCTATATAGTTGACGAGCGCCCAGATGGCACGGCGCTGGTGCTGGCACTAAATCGCATGGCGCCCTTTGTCTTTTTGATCGGATGGCTCGTGGTGACGAGGATAGTTACGCCGATGGCACAGTTTCTGTCGGAAACGGCACGCCTACAGCCATTCTCGGGGGTGCCTGCGTGGTCGCCACTGTTCCATGCCGGAACCTGGCTTATCGTTGGCGCAATCCTGACCGGGTTTCTGCGCGGCCATAGGGCTGCGTTCGGTTCAGAGATCAAAGCAGCGTGGAAAACCGGCAGGCTTGCGGTTCTCACTGTCATCACTTTTTCCATGATGGCGGAACTGCTATCCGGCTCTGGTGTCGCCGCGGGACTGGCTAATGGATTGTTCGACGCATTCGGAACCTGGGCAGTGGTCCTGACACCGCAGATTTCAGCCGTTTTTGGGGCGCTTGCCAACAGCAGCAATGCCGCCAATGGCCTGTTCATGTCTTCGCAAGTCAGCCTGGCAACTGATGCCGGACTCAATATTGCTGCCGTCATTGCACTCCAGCAGGCTGCTGCGCTGTCGCTCAATATGATTTCGCCGGTGCGAATGTCGATTGTCTGCAGCCTCGCCGGAACGCCTGGGCGGGAACGCGATGCCTATCGCATAATGCTGCCTTTTGCTGCTTCAACGGTTTTTGTCGTTCTTATCGGCTCGCTATTGATCGCAATGGGGATCATTTGA